The following are encoded in a window of Solidesulfovibrio magneticus RS-1 genomic DNA:
- the nuoG gene encoding NADH-quinone oxidoreductase subunit NuoG gives MPDLIIDGRPVTVDKGVSVIEAAERAGIMIPRFCWHKSLGAAGACRLCAVMFVEGPVKGLEMSCMTPAADGMVVETGHPKAVAFRRQIIELLMANHPHDCPVCDEGGHCLLQDETISGGHSLRRFPGRKRTYQDQNLGPFIQHEMNRCIHCYRCARFYQEYCGYRDFGPMQNANRVYFGRFEDGPLDNPFAGNLADLCPTGTLTDKPGRFVARRWDCQRAPSVCLHCSLGCNVTVLSRYRRVARIEARDNAAINGAFICDRGRYGFGYQSAQDRPRAPLAAGRPASVDEALRAAAGLLAAAAKRHGPAAVAVVGGQRSAMETQAALTALARAAGWRPPAFFAAAKAQEQARQALYALTPPRARSLADLTKADAVLVVGVSPLADAPMLTLALRQAARAGAAVFLADPRPLALPLDHVHLPLAPRQLAAVLAVAGADADASGLIQQKFPLAPELWPRLEALAKAMAGAKRPAIVYAPALAAHLPGDDRFGLLPVLTAAGTAGAALLAPADAPGLDELAEDVAAGRIKAVVAVETDLFTAAPALAARLPALEALIVLDHLPTPTVAAAQVFLPTAALFETGGTLAASDGRLQRAEPVQAPSLSVLADGAGDHPPRDYARPLPGTDPAPAAFWCDRLGRALNLELPRHPLAEALAAHPVLAGLDPATLPDEGQRPAYPGREPAAPESPPAQPAEGLAVVLETPFFGGDELSRYAPLTADKTGPAVVLLHPDDAAGLNLADGATVALDCGDAPATAAVRLHRGVALGVVVVPRLPQFAALPPTIGPDDLGRRKTS, from the coding sequence ATGCCCGATCTGATCATCGACGGTCGCCCCGTTACCGTGGACAAGGGCGTTTCGGTCATCGAGGCCGCCGAGCGGGCGGGCATCATGATCCCGCGCTTTTGCTGGCACAAATCCCTGGGCGCGGCCGGAGCCTGCCGGCTGTGCGCCGTGATGTTCGTCGAGGGGCCGGTCAAGGGCCTGGAGATGAGCTGCATGACCCCGGCCGCCGACGGCATGGTGGTGGAGACCGGCCACCCCAAGGCCGTGGCCTTTCGCCGCCAGATCATCGAACTGCTCATGGCCAACCACCCCCACGACTGCCCGGTCTGCGACGAGGGCGGCCACTGCCTGCTCCAGGACGAGACCATTTCCGGCGGCCATAGCCTGCGCCGCTTCCCGGGCCGCAAGCGCACCTACCAGGACCAGAACCTGGGGCCGTTTATCCAGCACGAGATGAACCGCTGCATCCACTGCTACCGCTGCGCCCGGTTCTATCAGGAGTATTGCGGCTACCGCGATTTCGGCCCCATGCAAAACGCCAACCGCGTCTATTTCGGCCGGTTCGAGGATGGTCCCCTGGATAATCCCTTTGCCGGCAATCTGGCCGACCTGTGCCCCACCGGCACGCTGACCGACAAGCCCGGCCGGTTCGTGGCCCGGCGTTGGGACTGCCAGCGTGCTCCGTCAGTGTGCCTGCATTGTTCGCTCGGCTGCAACGTCACGGTACTGTCGCGCTACCGCCGGGTGGCCCGTATCGAGGCCCGGGACAACGCCGCCATAAACGGCGCGTTTATCTGCGACCGGGGGCGTTACGGCTTTGGCTACCAGTCCGCCCAGGACCGGCCCCGCGCGCCCCTGGCCGCCGGCCGGCCGGCCTCGGTGGATGAGGCCCTGCGGGCCGCCGCCGGACTGCTGGCTGCGGCGGCCAAACGCCACGGCCCGGCTGCCGTGGCCGTCGTCGGCGGCCAGCGTTCCGCCATGGAGACCCAGGCCGCGCTCACCGCCCTGGCCCGGGCGGCCGGCTGGCGCCCGCCGGCCTTTTTCGCCGCCGCCAAGGCGCAGGAACAAGCCCGGCAGGCGCTGTATGCCCTGACCCCGCCCCGGGCCCGATCCCTGGCCGATCTCACCAAGGCCGACGCCGTGCTGGTGGTGGGCGTTTCGCCCCTTGCCGACGCGCCCATGCTGACGCTCGCCCTGCGCCAGGCCGCCCGGGCCGGAGCCGCGGTCTTCCTGGCCGATCCCCGGCCCCTGGCCCTGCCCCTGGACCATGTCCACCTGCCCCTGGCCCCGCGCCAGTTGGCGGCGGTCCTGGCCGTGGCCGGAGCCGACGCGGACGCCTCGGGGCTTATCCAGCAAAAATTCCCTCTGGCTCCCGAGCTGTGGCCGCGTCTGGAAGCCCTGGCCAAGGCCATGGCCGGGGCCAAGCGCCCGGCCATCGTGTACGCCCCGGCCCTGGCCGCCCACTTGCCGGGCGACGACCGTTTCGGGCTGCTGCCGGTGCTGACGGCGGCCGGCACGGCCGGCGCGGCCTTGCTGGCCCCGGCCGACGCCCCGGGCCTGGACGAGCTGGCCGAAGACGTGGCCGCCGGCCGGATCAAGGCCGTGGTGGCCGTGGAAACCGACCTCTTTACCGCCGCCCCGGCCCTGGCCGCTCGCCTCCCCGCCCTGGAGGCCCTGATCGTCCTTGATCATCTGCCCACGCCCACCGTGGCCGCCGCCCAGGTGTTCTTGCCTACCGCCGCCCTGTTCGAGACCGGCGGGACCCTGGCCGCCAGCGACGGCCGGCTGCAGCGCGCCGAACCGGTCCAGGCCCCGAGCCTGTCCGTGCTGGCCGACGGCGCGGGCGACCATCCGCCCCGGGACTACGCCCGGCCGCTCCCTGGCACGGACCCGGCCCCGGCCGCCTTCTGGTGCGACCGCCTGGGCCGCGCCCTGAATTTGGAGCTGCCGCGCCATCCCCTGGCCGAGGCCCTGGCCGCCCATCCCGTCCTGGCCGGCCTGGACCCGGCGACGCTTCCCGACGAAGGCCAGCGTCCGGCCTACCCCGGCCGGGAGCCGGCCGCGCCCGAATCACCTCCGGCCCAGCCGGCCGAAGGCCTGGCCGTGGTCCTGGAAACGCCGTTTTTCGGCGGCGACGAGCTGTCCCGCTACGCGCCGCTCACCGCCGACAAGACCGGCCCGGCCGTGGTCCTGCTCCATCCTGACGACGCGGCGGGGCTGAACCTCGCCGACGGCGCGACGGTCGCCCTGGACTGCGGCGACGCGCCGGCCACGGCCGCCGTACGCCTGCATCGCGGCGTGGCCCTTGGCGTGGTGGTCGTGCCCCGGCTGCCGCAATTCGCCGCCCTGCCCCCGACGATTGGACCAGACGACTTGGGCCGGAGGAAAACGTCATGA